The proteins below are encoded in one region of Streptomyces sp. NBC_00490:
- a CDS encoding SixA phosphatase family protein encodes MSVAESRRIVLFRHAKADWPQVTDHERPLADRGRKDAAEAGRRLADTEIPFDLALCSTATRTRETWKLAVHEFAHRPKTVYEERVYEASPGELIAVLNETPDDAQNIVLIGHNPGVQGLADILAGSAEGDAGERMGRRGFPAAAFAVLSFPGPWKALEPGAATLLDYWAPSE; translated from the coding sequence ATGAGCGTCGCAGAATCCCGCAGGATCGTCCTCTTCCGGCATGCGAAAGCCGACTGGCCACAGGTGACCGACCACGAGCGGCCGCTCGCCGACCGGGGCCGCAAGGATGCCGCAGAAGCCGGACGCAGGCTGGCCGACACCGAAATCCCCTTCGACCTGGCCCTCTGCTCCACCGCGACCCGGACCCGTGAGACCTGGAAGCTCGCCGTGCACGAGTTCGCGCACCGGCCGAAAACCGTCTACGAGGAGCGGGTCTACGAGGCCTCACCCGGCGAGCTGATCGCCGTGCTCAACGAGACCCCCGACGACGCGCAGAACATCGTCCTGATCGGCCACAACCCGGGCGTGCAGGGCCTCGCCGACATCCTGGCCGGCTCGGCCGAGGGGGATGCCGGCGAGCGGATGGGCCGCCGCGGCTTCCCGGCCGCCGCCTTCGCCGTCCTGTCGTTCCCCGGCCCCTGGAAGGCGCTGGAGCCGGGCGCGGCCACGCTCCTGGACTACTGGGCCCCGTCCGAATGA
- a CDS encoding SGM_5486 family transporter-associated protein: MPVLDPNPQNGQKKMLLVFGAFLAIFVIIAVIASLASP; the protein is encoded by the coding sequence ATGCCAGTGCTCGACCCGAACCCGCAGAACGGCCAGAAGAAGATGCTGCTCGTCTTCGGCGCGTTCCTCGCCATCTTCGTGATCATCGCCGTCATCGCGTCGCTCGCCTCACCCTGA
- a CDS encoding CynX/NimT family MFS transporter, with product MMGRMAREETRTTTSPHIRSSAPSEPPGATPRAWPTRLLVLGIVLAAVNLRPAITSLGALLEEVRDGLGMSGSMAGLLTSVPPLCFAFFGVMAPRLARRFGPGAVVCAGMVAITAGLLIRPYTGSTVGFLAASALALMGIAVSNVLMPVIVKRWFPDRVGTMTGLYSMALALGTATAAAVTVPVTDRLGGSWQTGLAVWSGLAAAAVLPWIPSIRQRGTASAAEAPAREEQPALRITRSRTAWALAVFFGLQATAAYITMGWMAQIFRDAGVPASTAGLLLAVTMVMGVPLAFVIPRVATRLPHQGPIVLVLGVCGLAGYAGLYFAPASGAWAWALLLGVSNCAFPLALTMVGMRARTGAGVAQLSAFAQSTGYLISIPGPLLVGVLYQHSGGWGLPIALMAALMVPQMAVGVLAGRDRTVEAEAAR from the coding sequence ATGATGGGTCGCATGGCACGCGAGGAAACCCGGACGACGACGTCCCCGCACATCCGCAGCTCGGCACCGAGCGAGCCCCCGGGGGCCACCCCGCGCGCGTGGCCGACACGGCTGCTCGTGCTCGGCATCGTCCTGGCCGCCGTCAACCTGCGCCCCGCCATCACCAGCCTCGGCGCCCTCCTGGAGGAGGTCCGCGACGGACTGGGCATGAGCGGCAGCATGGCCGGGCTCCTGACCTCCGTGCCCCCGCTCTGCTTCGCCTTCTTCGGCGTCATGGCCCCGCGCCTGGCCCGCCGCTTCGGACCCGGAGCGGTGGTGTGCGCCGGCATGGTCGCCATCACGGCAGGCCTGCTCATACGGCCGTACACGGGCAGCACGGTCGGCTTCCTGGCCGCCAGCGCTCTCGCCCTCATGGGCATCGCCGTCAGCAACGTCCTGATGCCCGTCATCGTCAAGCGCTGGTTCCCGGACCGCGTCGGCACCATGACCGGCCTCTACTCGATGGCCCTCGCCCTGGGCACGGCCACCGCGGCCGCCGTGACCGTGCCGGTGACCGACAGGCTGGGCGGCAGCTGGCAGACCGGGCTCGCGGTCTGGTCGGGGCTGGCCGCCGCGGCCGTACTGCCGTGGATCCCGTCGATACGGCAGCGGGGCACGGCGTCCGCCGCGGAGGCACCCGCGCGCGAGGAGCAGCCCGCGCTGCGCATCACCCGCAGCCGTACCGCCTGGGCGCTCGCCGTCTTCTTCGGGCTCCAGGCCACCGCCGCCTACATCACCATGGGCTGGATGGCGCAGATCTTCCGGGACGCGGGCGTGCCCGCGAGCACGGCCGGATTGCTGCTCGCCGTCACGATGGTGATGGGCGTACCGCTCGCCTTCGTCATCCCGCGCGTGGCCACCCGCCTGCCGCACCAGGGCCCGATCGTCCTCGTGCTCGGCGTCTGCGGCCTCGCCGGATACGCCGGCCTCTACTTCGCGCCCGCCTCCGGAGCCTGGGCCTGGGCCCTGCTGCTCGGCGTCTCCAACTGCGCCTTCCCGCTGGCCCTGACGATGGTCGGGATGCGGGCCAGGACCGGCGCCGGCGTCGCCCAGCTGTCCGCGTTCGCGCAGAGCACCGGCTATCTGATCTCCATCCCGGGCCCGCTCCTGGTCGGCGTGCTCTACCAGCACAGCGGCGGCTGGGGCCTGCCGATCGCCCTCATGGCCGCCCTGATGGTCCCGCAGATGGCCGTGGGCGTCCTCGCGGGACGCGACAGGACGGTCGAGGCAGAGGCGGCCCGCTGA